In Brevibacillus brevis, a genomic segment contains:
- a CDS encoding RNA-binding S4 domain-containing protein yields MRLDKYLKVSRLIKRRTLAKEVCDKGRVEINDRLAKSSSNVKIGDKLAIRFGQKIVTVKVEDIKENPRKEEAASLYTVIGEVPVPRDEKEEEAYIKG; encoded by the coding sequence ATGAGGCTGGACAAGTATTTGAAAGTATCCCGACTGATCAAACGCCGTACGTTGGCAAAAGAGGTGTGCGACAAAGGGCGCGTCGAGATCAACGACCGACTTGCCAAATCCTCGAGCAACGTGAAAATCGGCGACAAGCTGGCGATCCGGTTCGGGCAAAAAATCGTGACGGTCAAAGTGGAAGACATCAAAGAAAATCCGCGCAAGGAAGAAGCCGCTTCCCTTTACACGGTGATCGGGGAAGTGCCGGTGCCGCGGGATGAAAAAGAAGAGGAAGCGTACATCAAAGGCTGA